From the Oryza glaberrima chromosome 5, OglaRS2, whole genome shotgun sequence genome, one window contains:
- the LOC127773764 gene encoding uncharacterized protein LOC127773764, with protein sequence MSLTEVRIGEEVWLTCLSHALTTETEEVMGLLFGDIKHSSRGGVTALIWGASPQMRCERKKDRVEVNPELLAAATAQAESLSATIGEKTRVIGWYHSHPHITVLPSHVDVRTQAMFQLMEPGFVGLIFSCFSEDAQKVGKIQVIAFQSLGGNQQSVVPVNDPVINLESSWSSLDDTSHPALIEGIEQDTGDSKSSRNSKVWAKSSDVDFYPHSDANHSAKHQSKENAIVAYDPNNAPETPVDLDESDMTPSIQEALHRSNMDISGAEYVRKEVPLYVFPTRHLLKLDTTLTSYCDMQHVVFEEEKSAYNQAMHQNIRDGKIHPLTSIHHASTYNSSLCKLMEYCLSPAINVLQDRLKENELRLSMLMEEAKQLEAENQSMRNDSPRRLMYHGTSGTSSLMAQDKQMSPRSPSGTGRRKAS encoded by the exons ATGTCGCTGACGGAGGTCAGGATCGGGGAGGAGGTGTGGCTCACCTGCCTCTCCCACGCCCTCACCACCGAGACGGAGGAGGTCATGGGCCTCCTCTTCGGCGACATCAAG CATTCGAGCAGGGGCGGGGTGACTGCTCTGATATGGGGGGCGTCGCCGCAGATGAGGTGCGAGCGGAAGAAGGACAGGGTGGAGGTCAACCCGGAGctgctcgcggcggcgacggcgcaggccGAG AGCTTGTCGGCCACCATCGGCGAGAAAACGAGGGTGATTGGATGGTACCACTCGCACCCGCATATCACCGTTCTGCCTTCCCATGTAG ATGTTCGGACCCAGGCAATGTTTCAGTTGATGGAGCCAGGTTTTGTGGGTCTGATATTCTCTTGTTTTAGCGAAGATGCTCAAAAG GTTGGAAAAATCCAAGTGATTGCTTTTCAGTCACTTGGTGGAAATCAGCAATCTGTTGTTCCTGTTAATGATCCAGTCATTAACCTTGAATCATCTTGGAGTTCGTTGGATGATACCTCACATCCGGCATTGATTGAAGGCATTGAACAAGACACAGGGGATTCTAAATCTTCAAGAAATAGCAAG GTGTGGGCAAAATCTTCTGATGTGGATTTCTATCCTCATTCTGACGCCAATCACTCAGCAAAACATCAATCCAAAGAAAATGCTATAGTTGCATACGATCCCAATAATGCACCTGAGACCCCTGTTGATCTAGATGAATCAGATATGACCCCAAGCATCCAGGAGGCGTTGCACAGGTCAAACATGGACATTAG TGGTGCAGAATATGTAAGAAAGGAGGTGCCACTTTATGTATTTCCGACCAGGCATCTGCTAAAGCTGGACACCACATTAACTTCTTACTGTGATATGCAACATGTCGTTTTCGAAGAGGAAAAATCAGCATATAATCAAGCCATGCATCAAAATATTCG TGATGGGAAGATCCACCCACTTACATCTATTCACCATGCATCTACATACAACTCATCTCTCTGCAAATTAATGGAATATTG TTTGAGCCCTGCTATAAATGTACTTCAGGATCGTCTGAAGGAAAATGAACTTCGG TTATCTATGCTAATGGAGGAGGCTAAACAACTTGAGGCAGAGAACCAGAGCATGAGAAATGATTCTCCTCGTCGCTTGATGTATCATGGGACTAGTGGCACCAGTTCTCTGATGGCACAGGATAAGCAAATGAGCCCCAGAAGTCCTAGCGGCACCGGCCGGAGAAAGGCTTCCTGA
- the LOC127773087 gene encoding uncharacterized protein LOC127773087 — protein MPSVSVASSMSKLKSLVTVVLVILLLFDSSSSGQAETAYTNYEVTSKVKERIQKHSRRVLTDVQDYDYGGPNPRHEPRKKPGNGH, from the exons ATGCCATCAGTTTCAGTTGCATCCAGCATGAGCAAGCTCAAGTCCTTGGTCACTGTCGTCCTCGTGATCCTGCTACTGTTCGATTCATCGTCTTCAG GGCAAGCTGAGACAGCATATACCAATTATGAAGTGACTTCTAAAGTGAAAGAG AGAATTCAGAAACATAGCAGGAGGGTTCTGACAGATGTTCAGGACTATGACTATGGAGGACCCAACCCTAGACATGAACCACGTAAGAAGCCTGGAAATGGACACTAA
- the LOC127772902 gene encoding late embryogenesis abundant protein 19: MASHQDQASYRAGETKAHTEEKAEQVMGASKDKASEAKDRASEAAGHAAGKGQDTKEATKEKAQAAKERASETAQAAKEKTSGTAQAARDKAAESKDQTGGFLGEKTEQAKQKAAETAGAANLKTAETAQYTKDSAIAGKDKTGSVLQQASEQVKSTVVGAKDAVMSTLGMTEDKAGTDDGANKDTSATAAATETTARDH; this comes from the exons ATGGCTTCCCACCAGGACCAGGCTAGCTACCGCGCCGGCGAGACCAAGGCCCACACCGAG GAGAAGGCGGAGCAGGTGATGGGGGCGAGCAAGGACAAGGCGAGCGAGGCGAAGGACAgggcgtcggaggcggcggggcaCGCCGCCGGCAAGGGGCAGGATACCAAGGAGGCGACGAAGGAGAAGGCGCAGGCGGCGAAGGAGAGGGCGTCGGAGACGGCGcaggcggcgaaggagaagacctCCGGCACGGCGCAGGCGGCGAGGGACAAGGCCGCCGAGAGCAAGGACCAGACCGGCGGCTTCCTCGGCGAGAAGACCGAGCAGGCCAAGCAGAAGGCCGCCGAGACCGCTGGCGCCGCCAATCTGAAGACCGCCGAGACGGCGCAGTACACCAAGGactccgccatcgccggcaaGGACAAGACCGGCAGCGTCCTCCAACAG GCGAGTGAGCAGGTGAAGAGCACGGTGGTCGGCGCCAAGGACGCGGTGATGAGCACGCTGGGGATGACCGAAGACAAGGCCGGCACCGACGACGGCGCCAACAAGGACacctctgccaccgccgccgccacggagacgacggcgagggatCACTAG
- the LOC127773765 gene encoding uncharacterized protein At1g15400-like, translated as MAGLQRSSETFRRSGSSGLVWDDRHLSGEIKPADGGGGGAAARVERSRSAGHGGYRAAGRVQPALDPPSPRVAVCGFCRFFGGSGKGGRSGGGGAAAAVAGGKAKARRHSSS; from the coding sequence atggcGGGGCTGCAGCGGTCGAGCGAGACGTTCCGGCGGTCGGGCTCGTCGGGGCTCGTGTGGGACGACAGGCACCTGTCCGGGGAGATCAagccggcggacggcggcggcggcggcgcggcggcgagggtggagcGCAGCCGGTCGGCCGGGCACGGCGGGTACAGGGCGGCGGGGCGCGTCCAGCCGGCGCTcgacccgccgtcgccgcgcgtcgccgtgTGCGGCTTCTGCAGGTtcttcggcggcagcggcaagggcgggaggagcggcggcggcggcgccgccgccgccgtcgccggcggcaaggcCAAGGCTAGGCGCCACTCGTCGTCGTGA